One window from the genome of Alosa alosa isolate M-15738 ecotype Scorff River chromosome 15, AALO_Geno_1.1, whole genome shotgun sequence encodes:
- the LOC125308349 gene encoding E-selectin-like isoform X7: protein MGLLNAQSTKTYVCEKMHSWIFHQHSSMVTVALGITFIAISNDLLPSRMGVQAWTYNYTTDPLDWDSARLYCKKHFTDMVAIQNKDEIAYLNKTLPKPDKGYYWIGIRKRQEKWTWVGTNKVLTPEAENWAMGEPNDLGDGQDCVEIYIKRHKDTAKWNDENCKNKKGTICYTASCSKKSCQNGTCVETIGDFKCRCYLGFEGPRCERAVECPAVSDVPSGGSMNCSHPIPPHRCNSTCEFRCDEGFLLQGAQRTECDATGQWTHPAPNCTVVTCDPLLVPSEVHFTCENPLGPSSYNSTCNFSCKAGHTLKGPANLTCLASGAWSAAAPVCEVVRCGQLNDPLNGKLRCQDPLEKFSYNSTCSSECNSGFILKGSSSTHCSARGRWSHALPVCQVVTCDPLLVPSEVHFTCENPLGASSYNSTCNFTCKAGHTLKGPANLTCLASGAWSAAAPVCEVVRCGQLNDPLNGKLRCQDPLEKFSYNSTCWSECNSGFILKGSSSTHCSTRGRWSHALPVCQAVECPAVSDAPSGGSMNCSHPISPNSFNSTCEFRCDEGFLLQGAQSTECDATGQWTHPSPNCTAVRCEHLKAPSNGTLRCQDPLEKFSYNSTCWSECDSGFILKGSSSTHCSTRGRWSHALPVCQVVTCDPLLVPSEVHFTCENPLGPSSYNSTCNFSCKAGHTLKGPANLTCLASGAWSAAAPVCEVVRCGQLNAPLNGKLRCQDPLEKFSYNSTCWSECDSGFILKGSSSTHCSTRGQWSHALPVCQAVECPAVSDVPSGGSMNCSHPISPNSFNSTCEFRCDEGFLLQGAQSTECDATGQWTHPAPNCTVIERPLGAALLMYTAVGTASVLGLFGLIGVGLFVRHLMTKKASSSMGETLWNTGINPVFDVNI from the exons atgggtcTGTTGAATGCTCAGTCTACCAAAACATATGTCTGTGAAAAG ATGCACTCTTGGATATTTCATCAGCACTCATCCATGGTGACTGTGGCATTGGGGATTACTTTCATTGCAATAAGTAATG ATTTGCTTCCAAGTCGAATGGGCGTTCAGGCCTGGACTTATAATTACACCACAGACCCCTTGGACTGGGATTCGGCTCGACTCTACTGCAAGAAGCACTTCACCGACATGGTGGCAATCCAGAACAAGGATGAAATCGCCTACCTCAACAAGACGCTGCCTAAGCCTGACAAAGGCTACTACTGGATCGGCATCCGGAAGCGGCAGGAGAAGTGGACCTGGGTGGGCACCAATAAGGTCCTGACACCCGAGGCGGAGAACTGGGCCATGGGGGAGCCCAATGACTTGGGCGACGGGCAGGACTGTGTGGAGATCTACATCAAGAGACACAAGGACACGGCAAAATGGAATGATGAAAACTGCAAGAACAAAAAGGGAACGATCTGCTACACAG CCTCATGCTCTAAGAAGTCCTGTCAGAATGGGACGTGTGTGGAGACCATTGGAGACTTTAAGTGCAGGTGTTACCTTGGCTTTGAAGGCCCTCGCTGTGAGagag CTGTGGAGTGTCCAGCAGTGTCTGATGTCCCTAGTGGAGGAAGCATGAACTGCAGTCACCCCATTCCTCCCCACAGATGCAACTCCACCTGTGAATTCAGGTGTGATGAAGGCTTCCTGCTCCAGGGAGCTCAGAGAACAGAATGTGATGCCACAGGCCAGTGGACACACCCAGCCCCCAACTGCACAG TGGTCACCTGTGATCCTCTGCTGGTGCCTTCTGAAGTTCACTTCACCTGTGAAAACCCACTGGGTCCCTCATCCTACAACTCTACCTGCAATTTCTCCTGTAAGGCGGGTCATACTCTGAAGGGACCAGCCAACCTCACCTGCCTGGCGTCTGGAGCCTGGTCAGCAGCAGCACCTGTGTGTGAAG TGGTACGCTGTGGCCAACTAAATGACCCTCTTAATGGCAAGCTACG GTGTCAGGACCCCTTGGAGAAGTTCAGCTACAACTCCACCTGCTCGTCAGAGTGTAATAGCGGCTTCATCCTCAAGGGAAGCAGCTCCACACACTGTTCCGCCCGAGGCCGGTGGAGCCATGCCCTTCCTGTTTGCCAGG TGGTCACCTGTGATCCTCTGCTGGTGCCTTCTGAAGTTCACTTCACCTGTGAAAATCCACTGGGTGCCTCATCCTACAACTCTACCTGCAATTTCACCTGTAAGGCGGGTCACACTCTGAAGGGACCAGCCAACCTCACCTGCCTGGCGTCTGGAGCCTGGTCAGCAGCAGCACCTGTGTGTGAAG TGGTACGCTGTGGCCAACTAAATGACCCTCTTAATGGCAAGCTACGGTGTCAGGACCCTTTGGAGAAGTTCAGCTACAACTCCACCTGCTGGTCAGAGTGTAATAGCGGCTTCATCCTCAAGGGAAGCAGCTCCACCCACTGCTCCACCCGAGGCCGGTGGAGCCATGCCCTTCCTGTTTGCCAGG CTGTGGAGTGTCCAGCAGTGTCTGATGCCCCCAGTGGAGGAAGCATGAACTGCAGCCACCCCATTTCTCCCAACAGCTTCAACTCCACCTGTGAATTCAGGTGTGATGAAGGCTTTCTGCTCCAGGGAGCTCAGAGCACAGAATGTGACGCCACAGGCCAGTGGACACACCCATCCCCCAACTGCACAG CTGTAAGGTGCGAGCATTTAAAAGCCCCATCAAACGGCACATTAAGGTGTCAGGACCCCTTGGAGAAGTTCAGCTACAACTCCACCTGCTGGTCAGAGTGTGATAGCGGCTTCATCCTCAAGGGAAGCAGCTCCACCCACTGCTCCACCCGAGGCCGGTGGAGCCATGCCCTTCCTGTTTGCCAGG TGGTCACCTGTGATCCTCTGCTGGTGCCTTCTGAAGTTCACTTCACCTGTGAAAACCCACTGGGTCCCTCATCCTACAACTCTACCTGCAATTTCTCCTGTAAGGCGGGTCACACTCTGAAGGGACCAGCCAACCTCACCTGCCTGGCGTCTGGAGCCTGGTCAGCAGCAGCACCTGTGTGTGAAG TGGTACGCTGTGGCCAACTAAATGCCCCTCTTAATGGCAAGCTACGGTGTCAGGACCCCTTGGAGAAGTTCAGCTACAACTCCACCTGCTGGTCAGAGTGTGATAGCGGCTTCATCCTCAAGGGAAGCAGCTCCACGCACTGCTCCACCCGAGGCCAGTGGAGCCATGCCCTTCCTGTTTGCCAGG CTGTGGAGTGTCCAGCAGTGTCTGATGTCCCCAGTGGAGGAAGCATGAACTGCAGCCACCCCATTTCTCCCAACAGCTTCAACTCCACCTGTGAATTCAGGTGTGATGAAGGCTTTCTGCTCCAGGGAGCTCAGAGCACAGAATGTGACGCCACAGGCCAGTGGACACACCCAGCCCCCAACTGCACAG TGATAGAGAGACCATTGGGTGCTGCTCTGCTAATGTACACAGCAGTGGGCACTGCCTCTGTACTTGGCCTGTTTGGTTTGATTGGTGTAGGACTGTTTGTGCGACACCTTATGACTAAGAAAG CCAGTAGCAGTATGGGCGAGACATTGTGGAATACTGGAATCAATCCAGTATTTGACGTCAATATTTGA